Genomic segment of Peptostreptococcaceae bacterium:
TATAGCCACACCATAATTCCCCACCATATTGTAAATAAGATGCAATAAAGCTCCTAAAGGTTTCGCTAATACGCCCAAAAATTTATCCTCCTGTATACTATGTCCGTTATTATTTTAAAGGATCATACCCTCCCGGATGAAAGGGATGACATCTCAATATTCTTTTTATTCCTATATAAGCTCCCTTAAGCGCCCCGTATTTTTCCAATGCCTCTATCATATATTGTGAACATGTTGGTACATATCGGCAACTTTTAGGCAAGTATGGAGAAATTCCGTTCTGATAAAATTCAACCATTTTTATTAAAATTTTTTTCATGCTAAACACCCGTTTTTATAATACCCGCTCTTTTGACGGCCTTTTCAAATGAATCCTTAACACCTTTGTAATCGGCTTCATTTATAGTAACCCTAGCTATAGCAACAACATCGTATCCTTCTTCAATTGCAGGATTCATATGCCTAAAAGATTCCTTCATTAGCCTTCGTGCCCGGTTTCTCTTTACGCTATTGCCAACTTTCTTACTTGCTGTAAACCCTATTCTCGTCTCCGCCCTCGAATTTTTTTTGTAAAACAAAACAATATATCGGCTTCCAACGGATTTTCCCTTGCTGTATGTTTCCTTGAACTCATTACTCTTCCTCAGCTTGTTCATTTTCCGCTCCTCAAAACGCTGTTTACAGAAAAAGACCACTAGAAGCGGTCTTAGGCACTCAATTTCTTTCTTCCTTTTAATCTGCGTTTCTTCAATATATTTCTTCCAGCCTTTGTTTTCATTCTTTTTCTAAAGCCATGTTCAACTTTTCTTTGTCTCTTTTTCGGTTGGAAAGTACCAGTACCTTTTCTCATTTGAAACACCTCCTTCTATTGCCCTGTATATATACTTTGAATCCTATATATTCTTTTCCGACTCTGCGCTTAGTAATTATACCCCTATGCCCACCCTATGTCAAGAAATAATAAGGGGTTCCGGCCATTATATGACCCACAAATGATAAGGGGTTCAGGCTATTAATGTTTTGTGGATAAATGTATTGTTTTTTTCACTTCTTGTGGATAATTTTACTCCATTCAATTGAAACTGCTCCTTCGTTTTGTTATTATTATTATACCTGTTGATAACTTTTTAATTCTTTTTTTTATTACTTATCAACATTGATTGCTGAAAAACTGTTTA
This window contains:
- the rnpA gene encoding ribonuclease P protein component; translated protein: MNKLRKSNEFKETYSKGKSVGSRYIVLFYKKNSRAETRIGFTASKKVGNSVKRNRARRLMKESFRHMNPAIEEGYDVVAIARVTINEADYKGVKDSFEKAVKRAGIIKTGV
- the rpmH gene encoding 50S ribosomal protein L34, with translation MRKGTGTFQPKKRQRKVEHGFRKRMKTKAGRNILKKRRLKGRKKLSA
- the yidD gene encoding membrane protein insertion efficiency factor YidD, producing MKKILIKMVEFYQNGISPYLPKSCRYVPTCSQYMIEALEKYGALKGAYIGIKRILRCHPFHPGGYDPLK